Proteins encoded by one window of Dioscorea cayenensis subsp. rotundata cultivar TDr96_F1 chromosome 20, TDr96_F1_v2_PseudoChromosome.rev07_lg8_w22 25.fasta, whole genome shotgun sequence:
- the LOC120251286 gene encoding uncharacterized protein LOC120251286, with the protein MVMDVVGNVHDEGTNPNQQGVALSLIDRMERFEFVFILFLMNKDELLANVSKFCVENDIEMPNNMEERLLVCGLPRREKQATTYLHYYRVEVLDMIMQDMNSHFSKSTIELLSCISCLDPKLVRIAELYLENFSELDRMALVDQLEIYPLVSRLIELALVLLVSTASVERDF; encoded by the exons ATGGTAATGGATGTTGTTGGAAATGTTCATGATGAAGGAACTAATCCTAACCAACAAGGTGTAGCTTTAAGTTTGATTGATCGTATGGAAAGATTTGAATTTgtgttcatattatttttgatgaataag GATGAATTGTTGGCTAATGTTTCAAAGTTTTGTGTTGAAAATGATATTGAGATGCCAAATAATATGGAAGAAAGATTGTTGGTATGTGGTCTTCCAAGACGTGAGAAGCAAGCCACTACATATTTGCACTATTATCGTGTTGAG GTTCTTGATATGATCATGCAAGATATGAATAGTCATTTTTCAAAATCTACTATTGAATTGCTTTCTTGCATAAGTTGCCTTGATCCAAAATTAGTTCGTATTGCAGAGCTGTATCTAGAAAATTTCTCAGAATTGGATCGAATGGCATTAGTAGATCAATtagagat ATATCCTCTAGTTTCTCGGTTGATTGAGTTGGCGTTGGTCTTGCTTGTTTCAACTGCTTCAGTTGAAAGAGATTTTTGA
- the LOC120251287 gene encoding uncharacterized protein LOC120251287 — MGYNNWKNAISTFRDHEVNVTSIHNFAADKLELFKNPRQHVTLKISQHSSEMEVAYRVRLTAVLDIMQFLLRQGLAFRGHDESSSSKNKVRSLMIEDIGDRIFSLMVDEARYILVKEQMAIVLRYVDSRGQMIERFLCVEHVTDASSYTLKEVIDNLFAKYGLSLSRLRGQGYDGASNMRGEFNDLKSLILKDNPYASYVIKIVNLVGASRKRKDALRQSQHENIVTHIEKGVISTGRG; from the exons ATGGGGTATAATAATTGGAAGAACGCTATTTCTACTTTTAGAGATCATGAAGTAAATGTTACTAGCATTCATAATTTTGCAGCCGATAAATTGGAATTGTTCAAGAATCCACGACAACATGTCACACTAAAGATCTCACAACATAGTTCAGAAATGGAAGTTGCTTATCGTGTTAGATTGACGGCGGTTCTAGATATTATGCAATTCTTGTTAAGACAAGGTTTAGCTTTTCGGGGGCATGATGAATCTTCAAGTTCCAAGAACAAAG TGAGATCACTCATGATTGAAGACATTGGTGATCGGATTTTCTCACTTATGGTTGATGAAGCTAGATACATTTTAGTGAAGGAACAAATGGCTATTGTTTTGAGATATGTTGATTCTCGTGGACAAATGATCGAGAGATTTCTTTGTGTAGAGCATGTGACAGACGCTTCATCCTACACTTTGAAAGAGGTCATTGAtaatttgtttgcaaaatatggATTGTCCCTATCAAGGTTAAGAGGTCAAGGTTATGATGGAGCTTCTAATATGAGAGGAGAATTTAATGACCTAAAGTCACTTATATTGAAGGATAATCCATATGCAAG TTATGTGATCAAGATTGTCAATTTGGTTGGAGCATCACGTAAAAGGAAAGATGCACTTCGACAAAGCCAACATGAAAATATAGTTACACATATAGAGAAAGGTGTAATTTCTACTGGCAGAGGCTGA